A portion of the Channa argus isolate prfri chromosome 19, Channa argus male v1.0, whole genome shotgun sequence genome contains these proteins:
- the LOC137104562 gene encoding arylamine N-acetyltransferase, pineal gland isozyme NAT-10-like, with the protein MTAAEMHVQEYLSRIGFSCPAVPSLDVLRSVHTCHLMSVPFEDLTIHSGGQVQLQLPLLYDKIVNHRRGGFCYENNSLFSWLLTKLGFQVTLLSAQVKNAFTGRYGPPFDHLILMVNLEGQRWLCDVGFGVPGFSVPLSLETSAPQEQGHRVYRIRRDGGMHFLEWQKEENRGVEGDWTEIYKFTLESRRLEDFKEMCQYHQSSPSSIFFCKSLCTVLKPGGRLTFIGHKLITTTFPTLETEGVLETTTRELKNEEIPGILADKFGIVLKNPLIPKDEVITPPPVMY; encoded by the coding sequence ATGACTGCGGCGGAAATGCACGTGCAGGAGTATTTATCACGCATCGGATTCTCGTGCCCAGCTGTGCCCAGCCTGGACGTGCTGAGGTCGGTTCACACCTGTCATCTGATGTCGGTGCCGTTTGAAGACTTGACAATACATAGCGGCGGACAAGTCCAGCTCCAGCTTCCTCTTCTGTACGACAAAATAGTGAACCATCGCCGAGGCGGATTCTGCTATGAGAACAACAGCCTCTTTTCCTGGTTACTGACTAAGCTGGGCTTCCAGGTCACTCTGCTCTCCGCTCAGGTGAAGAACGCCTTTACGGGCCGCTACGGGCCGCCATTTGACCACTTGATACTAATGGTAAACCTTGAGGGGCAAAGGTGGCTTTGCGATGTCGGGTTCGGTGTTCCGGGTTTCAGCGTCCCCCTTTCACTGGAGACTAGTGCGCCCCAGGAGCAGGGACACCGAGTTTACCGTATAAGAAGGGATGGAGGGATGCACTTTCTGGAATGGCAAAAGGAGGAAAACCGGGGTGTAGAGGGAGACTGGACAGAGATCTACAAATTCACCCTTGAATCCAGGCGTTTGGAGGATTTTAAGGAGATGTGCCAGTACCACCAGAGCTCCCCCAGCTCCATATTCTTCTGCAAATCTCTGTGCACTGTTTTAAAACCCGGTGGAAGGCTCACCTTTATTGGCCACAAACTGATCACCACTACATTTCCAACACTGGAAACAGAAGGCGTGTTGGAAACCACAACTAGGGAACTTAAAAACGAGGAGATTCCTGGTATTCTAGCAGACAAATTTGGAATCGTGTTAAAAAATCCGCTAATACCAAAGGATGAGGTGATAACACCCCCCCCAGTTATGTACTAG